A single region of the Plantactinospora soyae genome encodes:
- the coaE gene encoding dephospho-CoA kinase, whose amino-acid sequence MLKVGLTGGIGSGKSVVAARLASLGAIVIDSDRIAREVVAPGTDGLREVVAAFGDRVCRDDGSLDRPALGEVVFADPTARARLEEIIHPRVRARTAQLVAEAPPDAIVVNDVPLLVEVGLAPTYHLVVVVRAAEATRIGRLVRDRGMSTEQAEQRIRAQAGDDRREAAADVLLDNDGELPELYAGVERLWHDRLVPYERNVRTRRPMRADEVRLVEPDPNWPAEFARLAARIRHAVRPAEARVDHIGSTSVPGLAAKDIIDIQLSVATLADADALADRLAEAGFPRCPGQWWDQPRHPGGGDRWEKRLHGNADPGRLVNLHVRVAGSPGWRFALLMRDHLRADPEQRAGYLAVKRNLADLGPDLDAYSGAKEPWFDLEHQRAEEWAATSDWRP is encoded by the coding sequence GTGCTGAAGGTCGGACTCACCGGTGGGATCGGTTCGGGCAAGAGCGTCGTCGCGGCCCGACTGGCCAGCCTCGGGGCGATCGTGATCGATTCCGACCGGATCGCCCGCGAGGTGGTCGCCCCCGGCACCGACGGGCTGCGGGAGGTGGTGGCCGCCTTCGGCGACCGGGTGTGCCGCGACGACGGCAGCCTGGACCGCCCCGCGCTCGGTGAGGTCGTCTTCGCCGACCCGACGGCGCGGGCCCGGCTGGAGGAGATCATCCATCCCCGGGTACGCGCCCGCACCGCGCAACTCGTCGCGGAGGCACCTCCGGACGCGATCGTGGTCAACGACGTACCGCTGCTGGTCGAGGTGGGGCTCGCGCCGACGTACCACCTGGTGGTGGTGGTACGGGCGGCGGAGGCGACCCGGATCGGTCGACTCGTCCGGGACCGTGGCATGAGCACGGAGCAGGCGGAGCAGCGGATCCGGGCCCAGGCCGGCGACGATCGGCGGGAGGCCGCCGCCGACGTTCTGCTCGACAACGACGGCGAACTTCCCGAGCTGTACGCCGGGGTGGAGCGGCTCTGGCACGACCGGCTGGTGCCGTACGAGCGGAATGTCCGGACACGGCGGCCGATGCGGGCCGACGAGGTCCGGCTGGTCGAGCCCGATCCGAACTGGCCGGCCGAGTTCGCCCGGCTGGCCGCGCGGATCCGGCACGCGGTACGCCCCGCCGAGGCGCGGGTCGACCACATCGGCTCGACCTCGGTACCCGGGCTGGCCGCCAAGGACATCATCGACATCCAGCTCAGCGTGGCCACCCTGGCGGACGCCGACGCCCTCGCCGACCGGCTGGCCGAGGCGGGCTTTCCCAGGTGTCCCGGGCAGTGGTGGGATCAGCCCCGCCACCCCGGGGGCGGGGATCGGTGGGAGAAGCGGCTGCACGGCAATGCCGACCCCGGCCGGCTGGTGAACCTGCACGTCCGGGTGGCGGGGTCGCCCGGCTGGCGGTTCGCCCTGCTGATGCGGGACCACCTCCGGGCCGACCCGGAGCAGCGGGCGGGCTACCTGGCGGTCAAGCGGAACCTGGCGGATCTCGGCCCGGATCTCGACGCGTACTCCGGCGCCAAGGAGCCGTGGTTCGATCTGGAGCACCAGCGCGCGGAGGAGTGGGCGGCGACCAGCGACTGGCGGCCCTGA
- the rpsA gene encoding 30S ribosomal protein S1: MTSSIEAPSSANRVTIDDLGSEEAFLAAIDETIKYFNDGDIVEGTVVKVDRDEVLLDIGYKTEGVIPSRELSIKHDVDPAEVVSVGDHIEALVLQKEDKEGRLILSKKRAQYERAWGTIEKIKDEDGVVRGSVIEVVKGGLILDIGLRGFLPASLVEMRRVRDLQPYVGRELEAKIIELDKNRNNVVLSRRAWLEQTQSEVRTEFLNKLQKGQVRKGVVSSIVNFGAFVDLGGVDGLVHVSELSWKHIDHPSEVVEVGQEVEVEVLDVDLDRERVSLSLKATQEDPWRQFARTHAIQQIVPGKVTKLVPFGAFVRVDDGIEGLVHISELAERHVEIPEQVVQVGSDVMVKVIDIDLERRRISLSLKQANEGFVEGEEHFDPTLYGMTATYDTEGNYIYPEGFDPETGEWLEGFDKQRETWETQYAEARTRWEAHTKQVQNSRAADAEAAANPTPVVPAAGGGTGGGGGSSSSTAPARQAEEPAGTLATDEALAALREKLAGGK; encoded by the coding sequence AGCGCCAACAGGGTCACCATCGACGACCTCGGGTCCGAGGAAGCTTTCCTCGCCGCGATCGACGAGACCATCAAGTACTTCAACGACGGCGACATTGTCGAAGGCACCGTCGTCAAGGTCGATCGGGACGAGGTCCTGCTCGACATCGGCTACAAGACCGAGGGCGTCATCCCCTCGCGCGAGTTGTCGATCAAGCACGACGTGGACCCCGCCGAGGTGGTGTCGGTCGGTGATCACATCGAGGCGCTGGTCCTCCAGAAGGAGGACAAAGAGGGGCGCCTGATCCTCTCGAAGAAGCGGGCGCAGTACGAGCGCGCCTGGGGCACCATCGAGAAGATCAAGGACGAGGACGGCGTCGTCCGCGGTTCCGTCATCGAGGTGGTCAAGGGCGGCCTCATCCTGGACATCGGCCTGCGTGGCTTCCTGCCCGCCTCCCTCGTGGAGATGCGTCGGGTGCGGGACCTGCAGCCGTACGTCGGGCGCGAGCTCGAAGCCAAGATCATCGAGCTGGACAAGAACCGCAACAACGTGGTGTTGTCCCGCCGGGCCTGGCTCGAGCAGACCCAGTCCGAGGTGCGTACCGAGTTCCTCAACAAGCTGCAGAAGGGGCAGGTTCGCAAGGGCGTCGTCTCCTCGATCGTCAACTTCGGCGCGTTCGTCGACCTTGGCGGCGTGGACGGCCTGGTGCACGTCTCCGAGCTCTCCTGGAAGCACATCGACCACCCGTCCGAGGTTGTCGAGGTCGGCCAGGAGGTCGAGGTCGAGGTTCTGGACGTCGATCTCGACCGCGAGCGGGTCTCGCTGTCGCTGAAGGCGACCCAGGAGGACCCGTGGCGGCAGTTCGCCCGTACCCACGCGATCCAGCAGATCGTGCCGGGTAAGGTCACCAAGCTGGTGCCGTTCGGTGCGTTCGTCCGGGTTGACGACGGCATCGAGGGCCTGGTCCACATCTCCGAGCTCGCTGAGCGGCACGTGGAGATCCCGGAGCAGGTTGTCCAGGTCGGCTCCGACGTCATGGTCAAGGTCATCGACATCGACCTGGAGCGTCGGCGGATCTCGCTGTCGCTCAAGCAGGCCAACGAGGGCTTCGTCGAGGGCGAGGAGCACTTCGACCCGACCCTCTACGGCATGACGGCGACCTACGACACCGAGGGTAACTACATCTACCCGGAGGGCTTCGACCCGGAGACCGGGGAGTGGCTGGAAGGCTTCGACAAGCAGCGGGAGACCTGGGAGACCCAGTACGCCGAGGCTCGTACCCGCTGGGAGGCACACACCAAGCAGGTGCAGAACTCCCGCGCTGCCGACGCCGAGGCCGCTGCCAACCCGACCCCGGTCGTCCCCGCCGCTGGCGGTGGCACCGGTGGCGGTGGCGGCAGCTCGTCCAGCACCGCTCCGGCCCGCCAGGCCGAGGAGCCGGCTGGCACGCTGGCCACCGACGAGGCGCTCGCGGCACTGCGCGAGAAGCTCGCCGGAGGCAAGTAG